Proteins encoded together in one Bacteroidetes Order II. bacterium window:
- a CDS encoding ferredoxin: MIRIIHQRAKCIGCNACVEAADYRWRVSHKDGKCTLVGGEERNGGFYTVVVDDHEWEENELAAKNCPVKIIKLHRI, encoded by the coding sequence ATGATTCGCATTATTCATCAACGCGCCAAGTGCATCGGCTGTAATGCCTGTGTAGAGGCGGCGGACTATCGCTGGCGCGTATCCCACAAAGACGGCAAATGTACCCTTGTAGGGGGCGAGGAACGCAATGGCGGCTTCTACACAGTAGTGGTGGATGACCACGAGTGGGAAGAAAACGAACTCGCCGCCAAGAATTGTCCGGTGAAGATTATCAAACTCCACCGGATTTAA
- the rlmH gene encoding 23S rRNA (pseudouridine(1915)-N(3))-methyltransferase RlmH, producing MKIALWMIGKTAERYLEEGMAVYEKRLGHYVPFEVTVLPDVKQAKNLGVAQLKEAESVLVLDRLDKRDVLVLLDEKGKTFGSVAFAKWMEGQMNQSVHRMVMLIGGAYGFSEDIYRRAQFQISLSEMTFSHQLVRLVFLEQLYRAMTILKGEPYHHV from the coding sequence ATGAAAATTGCCTTATGGATGATCGGGAAAACCGCCGAACGGTACTTGGAAGAAGGGATGGCCGTCTATGAAAAACGATTAGGGCACTATGTACCGTTCGAGGTTACGGTTCTGCCGGATGTAAAACAGGCAAAGAACCTAGGTGTGGCCCAACTGAAAGAAGCCGAATCAGTATTGGTATTGGATCGGCTAGATAAGCGCGATGTCTTGGTATTGTTGGACGAAAAAGGTAAAACGTTTGGTTCGGTGGCTTTTGCAAAATGGATGGAAGGGCAAATGAACCAGTCGGTACACCGTATGGTCATGTTGATTGGTGGGGCATATGGGTTCTCGGAAGACATTTATCGTCGGGCACAATTTCAAATTTCGCTCTCAGAAATGACGTTTTCTCATCAATTGGTTCGGTTGGTTTTTTTGGAGCAGTTATATCGTGCCATGACCATCCTCAAAGGCGAGCCGTATCACCACGTATAA
- a CDS encoding DUF423 domain-containing protein, translating to MNISKIFLVVGALLAGIAVAAGAFGAHGLKNMVTPERLQVFEIGVRYQMYHALALLLLGWMMRSVQVDLTLVGWLFIAGIALFSGSLYVLVLGNFPRLGMVTPLGGVAMIAGWVLLAYKLWRG from the coding sequence ATGAATATCAGCAAAATATTCTTGGTTGTTGGCGCATTATTGGCCGGCATCGCCGTTGCCGCAGGTGCTTTTGGTGCGCATGGCCTGAAGAACATGGTGACCCCAGAACGCCTACAGGTTTTCGAGATTGGGGTACGGTACCAGATGTATCATGCACTTGCGCTTTTGTTGTTGGGTTGGATGATGCGGTCTGTACAAGTGGACCTTACATTGGTGGGATGGCTTTTTATTGCTGGTATTGCCTTGTTCTCGGGAAGTTTGTATGTATTGGTTTTGGGTAACTTTCCGCGTTTGGGTATGGTGACTCCATTAGGTGGCGTGGCCATGATTGCCGGTTGGGTATTGTTGGCGTATAAACTCTGGCGTGGATAA